A genomic region of Micromonospora sp. NBRC 110009 contains the following coding sequences:
- a CDS encoding ABC transporter substrate-binding protein, which yields MLVSRASRAALSTACAALLLATSGCGSDKPEQATTTTQVRLYGTDGNMQNSYADELKDRADLLNGMKGTIPLTPLPESFKDRLRTVDPKLRDYLYSAESYDAVVISALAAQLAGATQPTEIAKQIVGVTTGGQRCEDAATCLQLARAGRDIEYRGVSLNRAGFTDAGEPATASYATLHFDDQKINDGKTEFVGAGDESAASTKAPPPGKKQRGSKPDKSAGAPLVLGGLLPKTGDLALAYPPMAAGVALALRDIDAAGGVLGEPVKWIDGDDGTDPKVAKATVASHISAGVQVIIGAAASGISRAVLPDVVAANRILFSPSNTDAGLTTVDDKGLYFRTAPPDGLQGRALADVILRDGPHKIAIVARKDSYGEGLQENVRAELERAGMGADRVKLLSYDVPEGEQPLDFSAGAKEIKEYGADAVLVIGFGESAKVITALADAGVQLRH from the coding sequence ATGCTCGTATCACGCGCGTCGCGCGCGGCCCTGTCCACGGCCTGCGCGGCGCTCCTGCTCGCCACCAGCGGCTGCGGGAGCGACAAGCCCGAACAGGCGACCACCACAACCCAGGTGCGCCTCTACGGCACCGACGGCAACATGCAGAACTCGTACGCCGACGAGCTGAAGGACCGCGCGGACCTTCTCAACGGCATGAAGGGCACGATCCCGCTCACGCCGCTGCCCGAAAGCTTCAAGGACCGGCTACGCACGGTAGACCCCAAGCTGCGGGACTACCTCTACTCGGCGGAGTCGTACGACGCGGTGGTGATCAGCGCGCTGGCCGCCCAGCTCGCCGGCGCCACCCAGCCGACCGAGATCGCCAAGCAGATCGTCGGGGTGACCACCGGCGGCCAGCGCTGCGAGGACGCGGCGACCTGCCTGCAGCTCGCCCGGGCCGGGCGGGACATCGAGTACCGCGGGGTGTCGCTGAACCGCGCCGGGTTCACCGACGCCGGCGAGCCGGCCACCGCCAGCTACGCCACCCTGCACTTCGACGACCAGAAGATCAACGACGGCAAGACCGAGTTCGTCGGCGCCGGCGACGAGTCGGCCGCGAGCACCAAGGCCCCGCCGCCGGGGAAGAAGCAGCGCGGCAGCAAGCCCGACAAGAGCGCCGGCGCCCCGCTGGTCCTCGGCGGCCTGCTGCCGAAGACCGGTGACCTGGCGCTGGCGTACCCGCCGATGGCGGCCGGGGTGGCGCTCGCCCTACGGGACATCGACGCGGCCGGCGGGGTGCTCGGCGAGCCGGTGAAGTGGATCGACGGCGACGACGGCACCGACCCGAAGGTGGCGAAGGCGACGGTGGCCTCGCACATCAGCGCGGGCGTGCAGGTCATCATCGGTGCGGCCGCCTCCGGCATCTCCCGGGCCGTGCTGCCCGACGTGGTGGCCGCCAACCGGATCCTGTTCTCCCCGTCGAACACCGACGCCGGGCTGACCACGGTGGACGACAAGGGTCTCTACTTCCGCACCGCCCCGCCGGACGGCCTGCAGGGCCGGGCGCTGGCCGACGTGATCCTGCGGGACGGCCCGCACAAGATCGCCATCGTGGCCCGTAAGGACTCCTACGGTGAGGGCCTCCAGGAGAACGTCCGCGCCGAGCTGGAGCGGGCCGGCATGGGCGCCGACCGGGTCAAGCTGCTCTCCTACGACGTGCCCGAGGGCGAGCAGCCGCTGGACTTCTCCGCCGGGGCCAAGGAGATCAAGGAGTACGGGGCGGACGCCGTGCTGGTCATCGGCTTCGGCGAGTCGGCCAAGGTGATCACCGCGCTGGCCGACGCCGGGGTGCAGCTCCGGCACTGA
- a CDS encoding enoyl-CoA hydratase/isomerase family protein, producing the protein MSGLRIEELPDRLVVTLDRPEKRNAIDADLIAELHAVCAELEARPRLLLLTGGTDGIFAGGADIAQLRERGRLDALAAINQAAFARIRALPMPTVAAVDGPALGGGAELAYACDLRVCTARAVFGQPEVRLGILAGAGATHRLPALVGEARAKELLFTGRRVDADEALRIGLVNRVVAEPAELLPTAHGLLDEIAKGSALALRLTKLAVDAPAAAHPQLDLLGQAVLFEDEEKHRRMTEFLERRRSR; encoded by the coding sequence ATGAGCGGGCTGCGGATCGAGGAGCTGCCGGACCGGCTGGTGGTCACGCTGGACCGGCCGGAGAAGCGCAACGCCATCGACGCCGACCTGATCGCCGAGCTGCACGCGGTCTGTGCCGAGCTGGAGGCGCGCCCGCGGCTGCTGCTGCTCACCGGCGGGACGGACGGCATCTTCGCCGGCGGGGCGGACATCGCCCAGCTCCGCGAGCGCGGCCGGCTGGACGCCCTGGCCGCCATCAACCAGGCCGCCTTCGCCCGGATCCGGGCGCTGCCGATGCCGACCGTGGCGGCCGTGGACGGCCCCGCGCTGGGCGGCGGCGCCGAGCTGGCGTACGCGTGCGACCTGCGGGTGTGCACGGCGCGCGCGGTGTTCGGCCAGCCCGAGGTGCGGTTGGGCATCCTGGCCGGCGCGGGCGCGACCCACCGGCTGCCGGCCCTGGTCGGCGAGGCCCGGGCCAAGGAGCTGCTCTTCACCGGCCGGCGGGTGGACGCCGACGAGGCGCTGCGGATCGGGCTGGTCAACCGGGTGGTGGCCGAGCCGGCGGAGTTGCTGCCCACCGCGCACGGCCTGCTCGACGAGATCGCGAAGGGCTCGGCGCTGGCGCTGCGGCTGACCAAGCTGGCCGTGGACGCCCCGGCCGCCGCCCACCCGCAACTCGACCTGCTCGGCCAAGCGGTGCTCTTCGAGGACGAGGAGAAGCACCGGCGGATGACCGAGTTCCTGGAGCGGCGCCGCTCCCGCTGA
- a CDS encoding 3-hydroxyacyl-CoA dehydrogenase family protein, with amino-acid sequence MSGRFVVVGAGTMGLGIAYVAAGAGYAVELVEVDAERGAAAVRRLGELWERGVQRGKLTGEEATANRERVTLRAGLADVAEGPDVIVEAVPERPDLKRSVLRAAEARRPALLGSNTSSIPIAALAEGLDRPADFLGLHFFNPVWAMALLEIVVGPATAPATTEAAVALAGRLGKDPVVVRDMPGFATSRLGVTLGLEAIRMVADGVASPADIDKAMVLGYRHPVGPLELSDLVGLDVRLDIARTLQAAYGDRFAPPPLLAEMVAAGRLGKKSGQGFYTWKDGQKA; translated from the coding sequence ATGAGTGGTCGTTTTGTGGTCGTCGGGGCCGGCACGATGGGCCTCGGCATCGCGTACGTGGCGGCCGGCGCCGGCTACGCGGTCGAGCTGGTCGAGGTGGACGCGGAGCGCGGTGCGGCCGCCGTACGCCGCCTCGGCGAGCTGTGGGAGCGCGGGGTCCAGCGCGGCAAGCTGACCGGCGAGGAGGCGACGGCGAACCGGGAGCGGGTCACCCTGCGGGCCGGCCTCGCCGACGTCGCCGAGGGACCGGACGTGATCGTGGAGGCCGTTCCCGAGCGGCCAGACCTCAAGCGGTCGGTGCTGCGGGCGGCCGAGGCGCGGCGTCCCGCCCTGCTCGGCAGCAACACCTCCAGCATCCCGATCGCCGCGCTGGCCGAAGGGCTGGACCGCCCGGCGGACTTCCTCGGCCTGCACTTCTTCAACCCGGTCTGGGCAATGGCCCTGCTGGAGATCGTGGTCGGCCCGGCCACCGCGCCGGCGACCACCGAGGCGGCCGTTGCGCTCGCCGGGCGGCTGGGCAAGGACCCCGTCGTCGTACGCGACATGCCCGGCTTCGCCACCTCCCGGCTCGGGGTGACCCTCGGTCTGGAGGCGATCCGGATGGTCGCCGACGGGGTGGCCAGCCCCGCCGACATCGACAAGGCCATGGTGCTCGGCTACCGGCACCCGGTCGGCCCGCTGGAGCTGAGCGACCTGGTCGGGCTGGACGTCCGCCTCGACATCGCCCGCACCCTCCAGGCCGCGTACGGGGACCGGTTCGCGCCGCCGCCGCTGCTGGCGGAGATGGTGGCCGCCGGCCGGCTGGGCAAGAAATCCGGCCAGGGCTTCTACACGTGGAAGGACGGACAGAAGGCATGA
- a CDS encoding class I SAM-dependent methyltransferase, which translates to MTGEPTIGDVFGEMIRDAYAVATGIGPRPLVGGRLPRPVIEIIERDDGLVNGAPTAHYLDPPEHWQPYDHRAVARVRGQVLDVGVGAGRIALHLQEQEVPVTGLDTSAGALRVCRHRGVRDLVHGTVDEHVADGRRYDTFLLLGNNLGLIEGRERAPRFLAALAALARPGAQVIAHGTDPYGTTDPVHTSYHEQNRRRGRLGGQLRLRLRYRMLGTEWFDYLVCSVDELAELVHGSPWRLVDVDEADRPYYLATLKLKR; encoded by the coding sequence GTGACCGGGGAACCCACGATCGGCGACGTGTTCGGCGAGATGATCCGCGACGCGTACGCCGTCGCCACCGGGATCGGGCCCCGGCCGCTGGTCGGCGGTCGGCTGCCCCGGCCGGTCATCGAGATCATCGAGCGGGACGACGGCCTGGTCAACGGCGCCCCTACCGCCCACTACCTGGACCCGCCGGAGCACTGGCAACCCTACGACCACCGGGCGGTGGCCCGGGTCCGCGGCCAGGTGCTGGACGTCGGCGTCGGCGCCGGCCGGATCGCGCTGCACCTCCAGGAGCAGGAGGTGCCGGTCACCGGGCTGGACACCTCGGCCGGCGCGCTGCGGGTCTGCCGCCACCGGGGCGTCCGCGACCTGGTGCACGGCACCGTCGACGAGCACGTCGCCGACGGGCGGCGCTACGACACCTTCCTGCTGCTCGGCAACAACCTGGGGCTGATCGAGGGGCGGGAGCGGGCACCTCGCTTCCTGGCCGCGCTCGCCGCGCTGGCCCGGCCGGGGGCGCAGGTGATCGCGCACGGCACCGACCCGTACGGCACCACCGACCCGGTGCACACGAGCTACCACGAACAGAACCGGCGGCGGGGCCGGCTCGGCGGCCAACTCCGGCTGCGGCTGCGCTATCGGATGCTCGGCACCGAGTGGTTCGACTATCTGGTGTGCTCGGTCGACGAACTGGCCGAGCTGGTCCACGGCTCGCCATGGCGCCTGGTCGACGTGGACGAGGCCGACCGCCCCTACTACCTCGCCACCCTCAAGCTCAAGCGTTAG
- a CDS encoding PPOX class F420-dependent oxidoreductase has product MTDLDRLAAEKYVLLTTFRKDGRAVPTPVWAVRDGEALAVWTVSDSGKVKRIRRDGRVTVAPCDVRGRPHGEAVPAHAAIYDLDGTRRIRGLLKQKYRMIGRLSLLGSRLRRGEGGTVGLRIVLDS; this is encoded by the coding sequence GTGACGGACCTGGACCGCCTGGCGGCGGAGAAGTACGTGCTACTGACGACCTTCCGGAAGGACGGTCGGGCGGTGCCGACGCCGGTCTGGGCGGTGCGGGACGGCGAGGCGCTGGCAGTGTGGACGGTGTCGGACTCCGGGAAGGTGAAACGGATCCGGCGGGACGGGCGGGTGACGGTGGCCCCGTGCGACGTGCGCGGGCGGCCGCACGGCGAGGCGGTGCCGGCGCACGCGGCGATCTACGACCTGGACGGGACCCGGCGGATCCGCGGCCTGTTGAAGCAGAAGTACCGGATGATCGGCCGGCTGAGCCTGCTCGGCAGCCGGCTGCGCCGGGGCGAGGGCGGCACGGTCGGGCTGCGGATCGTGCTCGACAGCTAG
- a CDS encoding BldC family transcriptional regulator: MASRTHEPEPLLTPAEVASMFRVDPKTVTRWAKAGKLSAIRTLGGHRRYRESEVRALLQGQIPQQRQGD; encoded by the coding sequence ATGGCATCGCGAACGCACGAACCAGAGCCGCTACTCACGCCGGCCGAGGTCGCGTCGATGTTCCGTGTCGACCCGAAGACGGTGACCCGGTGGGCCAAGGCTGGCAAGCTCAGCGCCATCCGGACCCTTGGTGGCCACCGCCGTTACCGCGAGTCCGAGGTCCGGGCCCTGCTGCAGGGGCAGATCCCCCAGCAGCGTCAGGGGGACTGA
- a CDS encoding Glu/Leu/Phe/Val family dehydrogenase: protein MGVFASTDDPGSTGHEQVVFCQDKQSGLKAIIGIYSTALGPALGGTRFYPYASEEEALADVLDLSRGMAYKNALAGLDLGGGKAVIWGDPEQIKSEALLRAYGRFVESLAGRYYTACDVGTYVADMDVIARETRYVTGRSVEHGGAGDSSILTAWGVFQGMRAAAEHVWGSPTLSGRRVGVAGLGKVGKYLTGHLLSDGAEVVATDVNPKALEWVRANHPQVELVDDSAALIAADIDVYAPCALGGALNDDTVPVLRAKVVAGAANNQLAHPGIEKVLADRGILYTPDYVVNAGGVIQVADEIEGFNFERAKLRATRIYDTTREILRLADDEGVPPAVAADRLAERRMADVGRLRTIHLR, encoded by the coding sequence ATGGGCGTATTCGCCAGCACCGACGACCCGGGATCCACGGGTCACGAACAGGTCGTGTTCTGCCAGGACAAGCAGTCCGGGCTGAAGGCGATCATCGGGATCTACTCCACAGCGCTGGGCCCCGCGCTCGGCGGTACCCGGTTCTACCCGTACGCCAGCGAGGAGGAGGCCCTCGCCGACGTGCTGGACCTCTCCCGCGGCATGGCGTACAAGAACGCCCTGGCCGGTCTCGACCTCGGCGGCGGCAAGGCCGTCATCTGGGGCGACCCGGAGCAGATCAAGAGCGAGGCGCTGCTGCGCGCGTACGGCCGCTTCGTGGAGTCCCTGGCCGGGCGCTACTACACCGCCTGCGACGTCGGCACCTACGTGGCCGACATGGACGTGATCGCCCGGGAGACCCGCTACGTCACCGGTCGCAGCGTGGAGCACGGCGGCGCCGGCGACTCCTCGATCCTGACCGCCTGGGGCGTCTTCCAGGGCATGCGGGCCGCCGCCGAGCACGTCTGGGGCTCCCCGACGCTCTCCGGCCGCCGGGTCGGTGTGGCCGGCCTCGGCAAGGTCGGCAAGTACCTCACCGGCCACCTGCTCTCCGACGGCGCGGAGGTCGTGGCGACCGACGTCAACCCGAAGGCCCTGGAGTGGGTGCGCGCCAACCACCCGCAGGTCGAGCTGGTGGACGACAGCGCCGCCCTGATCGCCGCCGACATCGACGTGTACGCCCCGTGCGCGCTGGGCGGCGCGCTGAACGACGACACGGTGCCGGTGCTGCGGGCCAAGGTGGTCGCCGGCGCGGCGAACAACCAGCTCGCCCACCCGGGCATCGAGAAGGTCCTCGCCGACCGGGGCATCCTCTACACCCCGGACTACGTGGTGAACGCCGGCGGTGTGATCCAGGTCGCCGACGAGATCGAGGGCTTCAACTTCGAGCGGGCCAAGCTGCGGGCCACCCGGATCTACGACACCACCCGGGAGATCCTCCGGCTCGCCGACGACGAGGGCGTCCCGCCGGCGGTGGCCGCGGACCGGCTCGCCGAGCGGCGGATGGCCGACGTCGGCCGGCTCCGGACGATCCACCTGCGCTGA
- a CDS encoding DUF3073 domain-containing protein, translating to MGRGRAKAKQTKVARELKYHSPNTDLTALQRELAGAGGKSEQHFDDDYKEYVDDDDEDHADDDPDTWARPTR from the coding sequence ATGGGGCGCGGCCGTGCTAAGGCCAAGCAGACGAAGGTGGCGCGGGAGTTGAAGTACCACTCCCCGAACACCGACCTCACCGCCTTGCAGCGCGAGTTGGCGGGTGCTGGTGGGAAGTCTGAGCAGCACTTCGACGACGACTACAAAGAGTATGTCGACGACGATGATGAGGATCACGCGGACGACGACCCGGACACCTGGGCCCGTCCGACCCGCTGA
- the amcA gene encoding multiple cyclophane-containing RiPP AmcA: MPETMGHRQPERVGGADPDRVAARVREAAVGLTALLHEAEAARLLRAEVSGGDGASAVCAWNHFENIPTFYNWNNRPR, encoded by the coding sequence ATGCCCGAGACCATGGGTCACCGGCAGCCTGAGCGCGTCGGGGGAGCCGACCCGGACCGGGTCGCCGCCCGGGTGCGGGAAGCCGCCGTGGGGTTGACCGCACTGCTCCACGAGGCGGAGGCCGCGCGGCTGCTGCGGGCGGAGGTGTCGGGCGGCGACGGGGCCAGCGCGGTGTGCGCGTGGAACCACTTCGAGAACATCCCGACGTTCTACAACTGGAACAACCGGCCCCGCTGA
- the amcB gene encoding cyclophane-forming radical SAM peptide maturase AmcB, whose amino-acid sequence MRGLAAVPSYVVMQPTTLCNLDCAYCYLPMRAVDRRMPVAVAAAVAASVNPWAAAGRFSVVWHGGEPLAAGREHLAALLAPFAPEVEHHVQTNATLIDDAWAAFFAEHGIRVSVSVDGPRERNAERVTRGGRPAYDRIVAGVAALRRHGLPFSALAVVSRPEPGLATELYDYFLDLGCDVLGINIEETEGVNTRSNARDAAAVTGFWAELVAAWRRDPRIHLREVEWSLRYAGAVLDGTADGLLPRQLDPIPTVAHDGSVVVLSPELAGFTDPRYGDFSSGNVLTAPLAEILAGAGGTPWVGEFLAGVEACRSSCPYFGFCGGGHAANRYFELGRFDGTETEHCRNSKIHLLEGVLEHARDHGSPAA is encoded by the coding sequence ATGCGAGGTCTCGCCGCCGTCCCCTCGTACGTGGTGATGCAGCCGACCACACTCTGCAACCTGGACTGCGCCTACTGCTACCTGCCGATGCGGGCGGTGGACCGGCGGATGCCGGTCGCGGTCGCCGCGGCGGTGGCGGCGTCGGTGAACCCGTGGGCGGCGGCCGGCCGCTTCTCCGTCGTCTGGCACGGCGGGGAGCCCCTCGCGGCCGGCCGGGAGCACCTGGCCGCCCTGCTCGCCCCGTTCGCGCCGGAGGTGGAGCACCACGTCCAGACCAACGCCACGCTGATCGACGACGCCTGGGCCGCCTTCTTCGCCGAACACGGCATCCGGGTCAGCGTGAGCGTGGACGGGCCGCGGGAGCGCAACGCCGAGCGGGTGACCCGGGGCGGGCGGCCGGCGTACGACCGGATCGTGGCCGGGGTGGCGGCGCTGCGCCGGCACGGGCTGCCGTTCTCGGCCCTGGCGGTGGTCTCCCGGCCGGAGCCGGGTCTCGCCACCGAGCTGTACGACTACTTCCTCGATCTCGGCTGCGACGTCCTCGGGATCAACATCGAGGAGACCGAGGGGGTCAACACCCGGAGCAACGCCCGGGACGCGGCGGCGGTGACCGGGTTCTGGGCGGAGCTGGTGGCTGCCTGGCGCCGGGATCCCCGGATCCACCTGCGCGAGGTGGAGTGGTCGCTGCGCTACGCCGGTGCCGTCCTGGACGGCACCGCGGACGGGCTGCTGCCCCGGCAGCTGGACCCGATCCCCACCGTCGCCCACGACGGGTCGGTGGTCGTGCTCTCCCCGGAGCTGGCCGGTTTCACCGACCCCCGGTACGGCGACTTCAGCAGCGGTAACGTGCTGACGGCCCCGCTGGCCGAGATCCTGGCCGGCGCCGGGGGTACGCCCTGGGTGGGTGAGTTCCTCGCGGGTGTCGAGGCCTGCCGGTCGTCCTGCCCCTACTTCGGTTTCTGCGGCGGTGGCCACGCGGCCAACCGTTACTTCGAGCTGGGGCGTTTTGACGGTACGGAGACCGAGCACTGCCGCAACAGCAAGATCCACCTACTGGAGGGAGTGTTGGAGCATGCCCGAGACCATGGGTCACCGGCAGCCTGA
- the purM gene encoding phosphoribosylformylglycinamidine cyclo-ligase — MTHVSERSGAGTSPAGAGGDRQPWMAGTSRTTRKRSVSYADAGVSIEAGDRAVELLKSKVKQTRRPEVMGDLGGFAGLFRLDTKKYKNPILASSTDGVGTKLVIAQQLDIHDTVGIDLVAMVVDDLVACGAEPLFLLDYIATGEVVPDKVAEIGAGIADGCRYAGCALLGGETAEHPGVLRPDEYDISATGVGVVEESEILSSERVEVGDVVIAMRSSGLHSNGYSLVRHVLLGAARMRLDVVIEDFGRQRTLGEELLTPTKIYAQDCLKLIAEADVRALAHVTGGGIPGNLVRILPEHVDAVVNRSTWKPQPVFDLIQSKGRIEDPEMEATFNMGVGMFAIVSAEDADRALATLTGRGVDAWQAGEIIEGSGNVQMIGQHTRG, encoded by the coding sequence GTGACGCACGTGTCCGAGCGCAGCGGCGCAGGAACCAGCCCGGCGGGCGCCGGCGGTGACCGCCAGCCCTGGATGGCCGGCACCAGCCGCACGACGCGCAAACGCTCGGTCTCGTACGCCGACGCCGGGGTGTCGATCGAGGCGGGCGACCGCGCGGTCGAGCTGCTCAAGTCCAAGGTCAAGCAGACCCGGCGCCCGGAGGTCATGGGTGACCTGGGTGGCTTCGCCGGCCTGTTCCGGCTGGACACCAAGAAGTACAAGAACCCGATCCTGGCCTCCTCCACCGACGGGGTCGGCACCAAGCTGGTCATCGCCCAGCAGCTCGACATCCACGACACGGTCGGCATCGACCTGGTCGCGATGGTCGTCGACGACCTGGTCGCCTGCGGCGCCGAGCCGCTCTTCCTGCTCGACTACATCGCCACCGGCGAGGTCGTCCCGGACAAGGTCGCCGAGATCGGCGCGGGCATCGCCGACGGCTGCCGCTACGCGGGCTGCGCGCTGCTCGGCGGCGAGACCGCGGAGCACCCGGGGGTGCTGCGCCCCGACGAGTACGACATCTCCGCGACCGGCGTCGGCGTGGTGGAGGAGAGCGAGATCCTCAGCTCGGAGCGGGTCGAGGTGGGTGACGTCGTCATCGCGATGCGCTCCTCCGGCCTGCACTCCAACGGCTACTCGCTGGTCCGGCACGTGCTGCTGGGGGCCGCCCGGATGCGCCTGGACGTGGTGATCGAGGACTTCGGCCGGCAGCGGACCCTCGGCGAGGAGCTGCTCACCCCGACCAAGATCTACGCGCAGGACTGCCTCAAGCTGATCGCCGAGGCCGACGTGCGGGCGCTGGCCCACGTCACCGGCGGCGGCATCCCCGGCAACCTGGTCCGGATCCTGCCGGAGCACGTCGACGCGGTGGTCAACCGGTCGACCTGGAAGCCGCAGCCCGTCTTCGACCTGATCCAGTCCAAGGGCCGGATCGAGGACCCGGAGATGGAGGCGACCTTCAACATGGGCGTCGGCATGTTCGCCATCGTCTCGGCCGAGGACGCCGACCGCGCGCTGGCCACCCTGACCGGGCGCGGCGTGGACGCCTGGCAGGCCGGCGAGATCATCGAGGGTTCGGGCAACGTGCAGATGATCGGGCAGCACACCCGGGGTTGA
- the purF gene encoding amidophosphoribosyltransferase, which yields MPRGDGRLSHDLDPQRPGPQDACGVFGVWAPGEEVANLTYFGLYALQHRGQEAAGIAVSDGSGVVVYKDLGLVAQVFDEPTLASLRGHVAIGHARYSTTGGSTWENAQPTIRATSAGTTIALAHNGNLVNTAELQREVAERGIYSDGSTNDTSLVTMLLASRPDLSVEAAALEVLPQLRGAFSFVFMDESTLYAARDPHGVRPLVLGRLERGWVVASETAALDIVGASVVREVEPGELIAIDEDGLRSTRFAVPEPKGCLFEYVYIARPDATIAGRNVHSARVQIGRQLAREHPVEADLVIPVPESGTPAAIGYAEESGITYGQGLMKNPYVGRTFIQPSQTLRQLGIRLKLNPLRENVRGKRLVVVDDSIVRGNTQRAIVRMLREAGALEVHVRISSPPVNWPCFYGIDFATRAELLASGLDNEGIRRSIGADTLGYVSLPGLIAATEQPKTRLCRACFDGEYPIELPAGNLIGKHVLEGVGRRVAATASQPTADPTASLNDNFSSARLTPRPDLKPSVAAPSGATNRP from the coding sequence GTGCCCCGAGGCGATGGCCGGCTGAGCCACGACCTTGACCCCCAACGACCCGGCCCCCAGGACGCGTGTGGCGTCTTCGGTGTCTGGGCCCCGGGCGAGGAGGTCGCGAATCTGACCTACTTCGGGCTCTACGCCCTCCAGCATCGCGGCCAGGAGGCCGCCGGCATCGCGGTCAGCGACGGCTCGGGCGTGGTGGTCTACAAGGATCTCGGCCTGGTCGCCCAGGTCTTCGACGAGCCGACCCTGGCCAGCCTGCGCGGGCACGTGGCGATCGGCCACGCCCGCTACTCGACCACGGGCGGCTCGACCTGGGAGAACGCCCAGCCGACCATCCGGGCGACCAGCGCCGGCACCACCATCGCGCTGGCCCACAACGGCAACCTGGTCAACACCGCCGAGCTCCAGCGCGAGGTGGCCGAGCGCGGGATCTACTCCGACGGCTCGACCAACGACACCTCGCTGGTCACCATGCTGCTGGCCAGCCGGCCGGATCTCTCCGTCGAGGCCGCCGCGCTGGAGGTGCTCCCCCAGTTGCGCGGCGCGTTCAGCTTCGTCTTCATGGACGAGTCGACCCTCTACGCGGCCCGCGACCCGCACGGCGTCCGCCCGCTGGTGCTGGGCCGCCTGGAGCGCGGCTGGGTGGTCGCCAGCGAGACCGCCGCGCTGGACATCGTCGGCGCCAGCGTGGTCCGCGAGGTCGAGCCGGGCGAGCTGATCGCCATCGACGAGGACGGGCTGCGCTCGACCCGGTTCGCCGTCCCGGAGCCGAAGGGCTGCCTCTTCGAGTACGTGTACATCGCCCGGCCGGACGCCACGATCGCCGGCCGCAACGTGCACTCCGCCCGGGTGCAGATCGGCCGCCAGCTCGCCCGGGAGCACCCGGTCGAGGCCGACCTGGTGATCCCGGTGCCCGAGTCCGGCACGCCCGCCGCCATCGGCTACGCCGAGGAGTCCGGCATCACCTACGGCCAGGGCCTGATGAAGAACCCGTACGTGGGGCGCACCTTCATCCAGCCGTCGCAGACCCTGCGCCAGCTCGGCATCCGGCTCAAGCTCAACCCGCTGCGGGAGAACGTCCGGGGCAAGCGCCTGGTGGTGGTGGACGACTCCATCGTCCGGGGCAACACCCAGCGGGCCATCGTGCGGATGCTGCGCGAGGCCGGGGCGCTGGAGGTGCACGTCCGTATCTCCTCCCCGCCGGTCAACTGGCCCTGCTTCTACGGCATCGACTTCGCCACCCGGGCGGAGCTGCTGGCCAGTGGGCTGGACAACGAAGGCATCCGGCGGTCGATCGGCGCCGACACGCTGGGTTACGTATCGCTTCCCGGTCTCATCGCCGCGACCGAGCAGCCGAAGACCCGGCTCTGCCGGGCGTGCTTCGATGGGGAGTACCCGATCGAACTGCCGGCCGGAAACCTGATCGGCAAGCACGTGCTCGAAGGGGTGGGCCGCCGGGTCGCCGCCACGGCGTCGCAGCCCACCGCAGACCCCACCGCCAGCCTCAACGACAACTTCAGCTCGGCGCGTCTGACGCCGCGCCCCGACCTGAAGCCGTCGGTCGCCGCTCCGAGCGGCGCGACCAACCGCCCATAG
- a CDS encoding sterol carrier family protein: MSSPHSNSAAVAAALAALDEGRTPERPVFREAVRTLLAVLTERAPGRSVEVRVPPYGAVQCVAGPRHTRGTPPNVVETDPTTWLELATGRLHWADAVTEGRVRVSGIRADLSEHLPL; encoded by the coding sequence GTGTCCTCTCCGCACAGTAATTCGGCTGCTGTCGCCGCCGCGTTGGCGGCCCTGGATGAGGGGCGTACGCCCGAACGGCCGGTGTTCCGGGAGGCGGTCCGTACTCTCTTGGCCGTCCTCACGGAGCGTGCCCCCGGCCGATCGGTGGAGGTGCGGGTTCCACCCTACGGCGCGGTGCAGTGCGTGGCGGGGCCGCGACACACCCGGGGAACACCGCCGAACGTGGTGGAAACGGACCCGACCACCTGGCTGGAGCTGGCCACCGGCCGCCTCCACTGGGCGGACGCGGTCACCGAGGGTCGCGTGCGGGTCAGCGGCATCCGCGCCGACCTCTCCGAGCATCTCCCGCTCTAA